The Streptomyces sp. SS1-1 genome has a segment encoding these proteins:
- the tsaB gene encoding tRNA (adenosine(37)-N6)-threonylcarbamoyltransferase complex dimerization subunit type 1 TsaB, giving the protein MLLLALDTATPAVTVALHDGTDVIASSSQVDARRHGELLLPAVDRVLAEAGVQLDAVTGVVVGIGPGPYTGLRVGLMTADTFGLVLGVPVHGVCTLDGLAYAADIEKGPFVVATDARRKEVYWARYADSRTRLTDPAVDRPADIAAEVAGLPAVGAGALLYPDTFPRAHEPEHVSAAALAALAAERLAAGEELPAPRPLYLRRPDAQVPKNYKVVTPK; this is encoded by the coding sequence GTGCTCTTGCTCGCTCTGGATACCGCCACCCCCGCCGTCACCGTCGCGCTGCACGACGGCACGGACGTCATCGCCTCCTCGAGCCAGGTGGACGCGCGCCGGCACGGCGAGCTGCTGCTGCCGGCCGTCGACCGGGTCCTCGCCGAGGCCGGTGTGCAGCTGGACGCCGTCACCGGCGTCGTCGTGGGCATCGGCCCCGGCCCCTACACCGGACTGCGGGTCGGCCTGATGACCGCCGACACCTTCGGGCTCGTCCTCGGCGTCCCCGTGCACGGCGTGTGCACGCTGGACGGCCTCGCCTACGCCGCCGACATCGAGAAGGGCCCCTTCGTCGTGGCGACCGACGCCCGGCGCAAGGAGGTCTACTGGGCCCGGTACGCCGACTCCCGCACCCGGCTGACCGACCCGGCCGTCGACCGGCCCGCCGACATCGCCGCCGAGGTGGCCGGACTGCCCGCCGTCGGCGCCGGCGCCCTGCTCTACCCCGACACGTTCCCGCGCGCCCACGAGCCCGAGCACGTGTCGGCGGCCGCCCTGGCCGCGCTGGCCGCCGAACGGCTGGCCGCGGGGGAGGAGCTGCCCGCGCCCCGGCCGCTGTACCTGCGCCGCCCCGACGCCCAGGTCCCCAAGAACTACAAGGTGGTCACCCCCAAGTGA
- the rimI gene encoding ribosomal protein S18-alanine N-acetyltransferase has protein sequence MRWWDIDPVLELEKELFPEDAWSRGMFWSELAHSRGPEATRRYVVAERDGRLVGYAGLASAGDLADVQTIAVARDHWGTGLGGRLLAELLRAATEFECAEVMLECRVDNVRAQKLYERFGFEAIGFRRGYYQPGNVDALVMRLTTAPDSGSAAGDDSVQGTEING, from the coding sequence ATGCGCTGGTGGGACATCGACCCCGTGCTGGAGCTGGAGAAGGAACTCTTCCCGGAGGACGCCTGGTCCCGGGGCATGTTCTGGTCCGAACTCGCCCACTCCCGCGGGCCCGAGGCCACCCGCCGCTACGTCGTCGCCGAGCGGGACGGGCGCCTCGTCGGCTACGCCGGGCTCGCCTCCGCCGGCGACCTGGCCGACGTCCAGACCATCGCCGTCGCCCGCGACCACTGGGGGACCGGACTCGGTGGCCGGCTGCTGGCCGAACTGCTCCGCGCGGCCACCGAGTTCGAGTGCGCCGAGGTGATGCTGGAGTGCCGGGTGGACAACGTCCGCGCGCAGAAGCTCTACGAGCGCTTCGGCTTCGAGGCCATCGGCTTCCGGCGCGGCTACTACCAGCCGGGGAACGTGGACGCCCTGGTGATGCGACTGACCACAGCGCCCGACAGCGGCAGCGCCGCGGGTGACGACTCCGTACAAGGAACTGAGATCAATGGCTGA
- the tsaD gene encoding tRNA (adenosine(37)-N6)-threonylcarbamoyltransferase complex transferase subunit TsaD: protein MADSRDEPLVLGIETSCDETGVGIVRGTTLLADAVASSVDEHARFGGVVPEVASRAHLEAMVPTIDRALKEAGVSARDLDGVAVTAGPGLAGALLVGVSAAKAYAYALGKPLYGVNHLASHICVDQLEHGPLPEPTMALLVSGGHSSLLLSSDITSDVRPMGATIDDAAGEAFDKIARVLNLGFPGGPVIDRYAREGDPEAIAFPRGLTGPRDPAYDFSFSGLKTAVARWIEAKRAVGEEVPVRDVAASFQEAVVDVLTRKAVRACKDEGVDHLMIGGGVAANSRLRALAQERCEAAGIRLRVPRPKLCTDNGAMVAALGAEMVARNRAASDWDLSADSSLPVTDPHVPGTGHDHVHEVSKENLYS from the coding sequence ATGGCTGACTCGCGGGACGAACCCCTCGTTCTGGGCATCGAGACCTCGTGCGACGAGACCGGCGTCGGCATCGTCCGCGGCACCACCCTGCTCGCCGACGCCGTGGCCTCCAGCGTCGACGAGCACGCCCGCTTCGGCGGTGTCGTGCCCGAGGTCGCCTCCCGGGCCCATCTGGAGGCCATGGTCCCGACCATCGACCGGGCGCTGAAGGAGGCGGGCGTCAGCGCCCGCGACCTCGACGGTGTCGCCGTCACGGCCGGTCCCGGCCTCGCGGGCGCGCTGCTGGTCGGCGTGTCGGCGGCCAAGGCGTACGCCTACGCCCTCGGCAAGCCGCTGTACGGCGTCAACCACCTCGCCTCGCACATCTGCGTGGACCAGCTGGAGCACGGGCCGCTCCCGGAGCCGACGATGGCGCTGCTGGTGTCCGGCGGGCACTCCTCGCTGCTGCTGTCCTCCGACATCACCTCCGACGTGCGCCCGATGGGCGCGACCATCGACGACGCGGCGGGCGAGGCGTTCGACAAGATCGCCCGCGTGCTGAACCTCGGCTTCCCCGGCGGCCCCGTCATCGACCGCTACGCCCGCGAGGGCGACCCGGAGGCGATCGCCTTCCCGCGCGGTCTGACCGGCCCGCGCGACCCGGCGTACGACTTCTCCTTCTCCGGCCTGAAGACCGCCGTCGCCCGCTGGATCGAGGCGAAGCGGGCCGTCGGCGAGGAGGTGCCGGTGCGGGACGTCGCGGCGTCCTTCCAGGAGGCGGTCGTCGACGTGCTGACCCGCAAGGCCGTACGGGCCTGCAAGGACGAGGGCGTCGACCATCTGATGATCGGCGGTGGCGTGGCCGCCAACTCCCGGCTGCGGGCGCTGGCCCAGGAGCGCTGCGAGGCGGCCGGCATCCGGCTGCGGGTGCCCCGGCCGAAGCTGTGCACGGACAACGGCGCGATGGTCGCCGCGCTCGGCGCCGAGATGGTCGCGCGCAACCGGGCGGCGTCCGACTGGGACCTGTCGGCGGACTCCTCGCTGCCGGTCACGGACCCGCATGTGCCGGGCACCGGGCACGACCATGTGCACGAGGTGAGCAAGGAGAACCTGTACTCGTGA
- a CDS encoding LacI family DNA-binding transcriptional regulator gives MTARETAASRTAEPDNRPAPPTAPTTGRSGRTATLAEIAREAGVSAPTVSKVLNGRADVAPGTRSRVEELLRTHGYRRRRAETGRSPLIDLVFHELESAWAMEVIRGVENVARDAGLSVVLSESAGRHTPGRTWADQVAARRPHGVILVLSGLDEPQRALLTSRSIPFVVMDPAGDPGADVPSIGATNWQGGLAATRHLIELGHRRIGAITGPSRMMCSRARLDGYRAALETAGLTVDQDLIRTGDFHHETGYREGLDLLRRPDRPTAVFAGNDLQALGLYEAARELGLRVPEDLSVVGFDDLPVARWVGPPLTTVRQPLTEMAEAAAKLVLDLAREQPTATRVDLATSLVVRSSTAPAPQR, from the coding sequence ATGACAGCCCGTGAGACCGCCGCATCCCGGACGGCCGAGCCGGACAACCGGCCGGCACCGCCGACGGCCCCGACGACCGGCCGGTCCGGGCGGACGGCCACGCTCGCCGAGATCGCCCGCGAGGCCGGCGTCTCGGCCCCGACTGTTTCGAAGGTCCTCAACGGACGCGCGGACGTCGCCCCGGGCACCCGCAGCCGCGTCGAGGAGCTGCTGCGCACCCACGGCTACCGCCGCCGCCGGGCCGAGACCGGCCGCTCGCCCCTGATCGACCTGGTCTTCCACGAACTGGAGAGCGCCTGGGCGATGGAGGTCATCCGGGGCGTCGAGAACGTGGCCCGGGACGCGGGGCTGAGCGTCGTGCTCAGCGAGAGCGCGGGGCGCCACACCCCGGGCCGGACCTGGGCCGACCAGGTCGCCGCGCGCCGCCCGCACGGGGTGATCCTCGTGCTGTCCGGCCTCGACGAGCCCCAGCGGGCGCTGCTGACCAGTCGTTCCATCCCGTTCGTGGTGATGGACCCGGCGGGCGACCCGGGCGCCGACGTGCCGTCCATCGGCGCGACCAACTGGCAGGGCGGCCTCGCCGCCACCCGCCATCTCATCGAGCTCGGGCACCGGCGGATCGGCGCGATCACCGGGCCGTCCCGGATGATGTGCAGCCGCGCCCGCCTCGACGGTTACCGCGCCGCCCTGGAGACCGCCGGGCTGACGGTCGACCAGGACCTGATCAGGACCGGCGACTTCCACCACGAGACCGGCTACCGGGAGGGCCTGGACCTGCTGCGCCGCCCGGACCGGCCCACCGCGGTCTTCGCCGGCAACGACCTGCAGGCGCTCGGTCTGTACGAGGCCGCGCGGGAGCTCGGGCTGCGGGTGCCGGAGGACCTCAGCGTCGTCGGGTTCGACGACCTGCCGGTCGCGCGCTGGGTCGGGCCGCCGCTGACCACCGTGCGGCAGCCGCTGACGGAGATGGCGGAGGCGGCGGCCAAGCTGGTGCTGGACCTGGCCAGGGAGCAGCCCACGGCGACCAGGGTGGACCTGGCGACGAGCCTGGTGGTGCGCAGCAGCACGGCCCCGGCACCCCAGCGGTGA
- a CDS encoding LCP family protein, with product MRGSGRGSGGDDGGRGRRRATVWRRAGIALAALLALAVGAAAWAYRHLDDNITGVDIDQALGDDRPPRVMTTPSPSASPLPTEALNILVLGSDSRSGAANKKLGGGDSGGARSDTAMVFHIDAGRTTATVVSIPRDTLVTRPSCPLPSGGSTRKAYQAMFNSAYALGGPVCAVKTAESLTGVRMDHYVELDFSGFAKLVDALGGVTVTTDEDIHDDDSHLDLAAGTHHLDGKQALALARTRHGIGNGSDLGRIELQQKLVKALLDQISATDLLTDPARLYRVADAVTGALTTDTGLDSLSELTGLGQSLRGLASDGVKTLTMPVVPAPSNHNRVVADEPEASELWKSLR from the coding sequence ATGAGGGGAAGCGGGCGGGGATCGGGTGGGGACGACGGGGGACGCGGACGCCGGCGGGCGACCGTGTGGCGCAGGGCGGGGATCGCCCTCGCGGCCTTACTGGCCCTGGCGGTCGGGGCGGCGGCCTGGGCCTACCGGCATCTCGACGACAACATCACCGGTGTCGACATCGACCAGGCGCTGGGCGACGACCGTCCGCCCCGGGTCATGACGACCCCGTCGCCGTCGGCGTCACCGCTGCCGACGGAGGCGCTGAACATCCTGGTCCTCGGCTCGGACTCGCGCAGCGGCGCGGCCAACAAGAAGCTCGGCGGCGGTGACAGCGGGGGCGCCCGCTCGGACACGGCGATGGTGTTCCACATCGACGCCGGCCGCACCACGGCCACGGTCGTGAGCATCCCGCGCGACACCCTGGTCACCCGGCCGTCCTGCCCGCTGCCGTCGGGCGGCTCGACCCGGAAGGCGTACCAGGCCATGTTCAACAGCGCCTACGCGCTGGGCGGTCCGGTCTGCGCGGTCAAGACGGCCGAGTCGCTGACCGGTGTGCGGATGGACCACTACGTCGAGCTCGACTTCTCCGGGTTCGCGAAGCTGGTGGACGCCCTCGGCGGGGTCACCGTCACCACGGACGAGGACATCCACGACGACGACAGCCACCTGGACCTCGCGGCCGGCACCCACCACCTCGACGGCAAGCAGGCGCTGGCGCTGGCCCGCACCCGGCACGGCATCGGCAACGGAAGCGACCTGGGCCGTATCGAGCTCCAGCAGAAGCTGGTGAAGGCGCTGCTCGACCAGATCTCCGCCACCGACCTGCTCACCGACCCCGCGCGGCTCTACCGCGTCGCCGACGCGGTCACCGGCGCCCTGACCACGGACACGGGGCTGGACTCGCTGAGCGAGCTGACCGGCCTCGGGCAGAGCCTGCGGGGGCTGGCGTCGGACGGCGTGAAGACCCTGACCATGCCGGTCGTGCCCGCGCCGTCCAACCACAACCGGGTGGTCGCGGACGAGCCGGAGGCGAGCGAACTGTGGAAGTCGCTGCGCTGA
- a CDS encoding YciI family protein produces the protein MPRYLSLVKIDEASAPAEGPSPELMRRMGELIEEVTKAGVMLDTAGLLPSAQGTRVHWEGGRISVTDGPFTEAKEVVGGYAIMQCKDKAEAIEWTTRFLKVHEEFWTVTCEVREIAEG, from the coding sequence ATGCCCCGATACCTGTCGCTCGTGAAGATCGACGAGGCGTCCGCCCCCGCCGAGGGCCCGAGCCCCGAACTGATGCGGCGCATGGGCGAGCTGATCGAGGAGGTCACCAAGGCCGGCGTCATGCTCGACACGGCCGGGCTGCTGCCGTCCGCGCAGGGCACCCGCGTGCACTGGGAGGGCGGCCGGATCTCCGTCACCGACGGGCCCTTCACCGAGGCCAAGGAGGTCGTCGGCGGGTACGCGATCATGCAGTGCAAGGACAAGGCCGAGGCCATCGAGTGGACCACCCGGTTCCTGAAGGTCCACGAGGAGTTCTGGACCGTCACCTGCGAGGTGCGGGAGATCGCCGAGGGGTGA
- a CDS encoding RNA polymerase sigma factor, with product METPRSIDTRSALDTVFRLEFPRVVAAVTRIVRDVGIAEELAQDALVAALEQWPRDGVPDRPGAWLTAAARHRAVDLVRRRENYARKLREIGRTLEDVPPPEPADPDAIDDDLLRLVFTTCHPVLSPEARTALTLRLVGGLTTAEIARAYLVPEATVAQRVVRAKRTLATRNVAFEVPYGPDREARLGSVLDVIYLIFNEGYAATAGDDWLRPALCEDALRLARQLAALMPKEPEVHALASLLEFQASRTAARTAPDGTPVLLRDQSRRRWNRMLIARGITALDRAGATATGAPGPYALQAAIAACHAHAYRYEDTDWGTIATLYRLLAARSPSPVVELNRAVAVSMAEGPGPALEIVDALAGEPALRDYHLLPSVRGDLLLRLGRTAEARAEFERAAALTRNGPEREMLRRRAADIRFG from the coding sequence GTGGAGACACCGCGCAGCATCGACACCCGGTCCGCCCTCGACACCGTGTTCCGCCTCGAGTTCCCCCGTGTCGTCGCCGCCGTCACCCGGATCGTCCGGGACGTCGGCATCGCCGAGGAGCTGGCCCAGGACGCCCTGGTCGCCGCGTTGGAGCAGTGGCCGCGCGACGGCGTGCCCGACCGGCCGGGCGCCTGGCTCACCGCCGCCGCCCGGCACCGCGCCGTCGACCTGGTCCGGCGCCGGGAGAACTACGCCCGCAAGCTCCGGGAGATCGGCCGGACCCTGGAGGACGTGCCGCCGCCGGAGCCCGCCGACCCCGACGCCATCGACGACGACCTGCTCCGGCTCGTCTTCACCACCTGCCATCCCGTGCTGTCCCCGGAGGCCCGCACGGCCCTCACCCTGCGCCTCGTCGGCGGTCTGACCACCGCCGAGATCGCCCGCGCCTACCTGGTGCCCGAGGCCACGGTCGCCCAGCGCGTGGTCCGCGCCAAGCGCACCCTCGCCACCCGGAACGTCGCCTTCGAGGTGCCGTACGGGCCCGACCGGGAGGCTCGGCTCGGCTCCGTCCTCGACGTCATCTACCTGATCTTCAACGAGGGGTACGCGGCGACCGCGGGCGACGACTGGCTGCGCCCCGCGCTGTGCGAGGACGCGCTGCGGCTGGCCCGGCAGCTCGCCGCGCTGATGCCGAAGGAACCCGAGGTGCACGCCCTGGCCTCACTCCTGGAGTTCCAGGCGTCCCGTACGGCCGCCCGCACCGCCCCCGACGGCACGCCCGTCCTGCTGCGCGATCAGAGCCGGCGCCGCTGGAACCGCATGCTGATCGCCCGGGGCATCACCGCCCTGGACCGGGCGGGCGCGACGGCCACGGGCGCCCCCGGCCCGTACGCCCTCCAGGCCGCCATCGCCGCCTGCCACGCGCACGCGTACCGCTACGAGGACACCGACTGGGGGACCATCGCCACGCTGTACCGGCTGCTCGCCGCCCGGTCGCCGTCGCCGGTCGTGGAGCTGAACCGGGCGGTCGCCGTCTCGATGGCCGAGGGCCCCGGGCCCGCCCTGGAGATCGTCGACGCCCTCGCGGGAGAACCGGCGCTGCGGGACTACCACCTGCTGCCGAGCGTGCGCGGCGACCTGCTGCTGCGCCTCGGCCGTACGGCGGAGGCGCGGGCGGAGTTCGAGCGAGCGGCGGCGCTGACGCGCAACGGGCCGGAGCGGG